TCGACCGGTGCAGAAGGCCAAGGCAGTATGATTCTCGATTACGGGGAAAGTGAAGCGGTCGTCATGTATTCGAAGATTTCGGATTCGTATTTGCCGAGTGAAATTCAAGGCGAAAACGGCGTCATCGAAATCGACAAAATCAGCGACCCGAAACACGTGCTGATCAAATTCCGCGACGGCACGACGGAAGACATTTCCGTCCCGCACGAATTCGATACGATGTATTACGAACTCGATGAATTTATCCGCTGCGTCCGTGACGGGCAAGTGGAATCCACGATCAATACGCACGAAATTTCCCGGCAAGTGACACAGTTATTGCTTTAATGAACAATAGCCAAACGAAAAACCGCTTTTTCCACCCAGATATCTGGAGGGAGAAAGCGGTTTTTATTTGGTTAGCTATTTGGTTCGATCCTCACGTAAAGGTGTCGGAAATGAAATAGCTCAGCAGATTCTCCACTAATTCATTTCCACCTGAACTTCCACGCCAAAATGATCGGACACCAATGGCTTATTGTCGCCGTTGAAGATGACTTGGGACGATTTGACGGTGACGGGTTCGGTGGACAAGATCAAGTCGATGCGCAAGTCTTGCTTGTTGTCGCTCCAGCCGGCGATTTTGCCTTTGACGGTGATGCCAGCGTCTTTTTCTTCGGCCAAAGTATAGGTGTCGTGCAGGCCGTTTTCCAGTAAATACGCATAGCCTTGCTGGTCGAGTGAAGCGTCGTTATTGAAGTCGCCCAGCAAGAACGTGTGGCTCTCTTTCTTCATATGTTCCAATAGCTGATCGGCTTGGTATTGGAACGGTTCGATTGGATCGAGCCACCAGCCCATATGGCAGGAATAAAATGTTATCGGCTGACCCGCGTATTGGATCGTCGTGCCAACAATCTTGCGCGTTTTCGGAGAATGCTTGTCGGTGCTTTGGCTGACGAAGAAGCTATGCTCCTCGATCACCGGATGGCGCGTCAAGATGACGGAGCCTTCTTCATAACGGCCATACACGAGATGGGAAAAGTCCCATACTATCGAGTAGCCTGTGACGCCGAGTTGCTCCAACTCCTGAACCAGGACCTGTGCGTAATTATCCGGTTTGATGAGATGTGCAGGATGCTCATCGATGGACTGGTTGACTTCCTGCAGGGCGATAAGGTCGTATTGTTTTTCGGCAATGGCTTGTGCTAGGTAACGGATTTTCTCCATCTGGCGTTCTTCATGCCAAGCATGGCAATTCAAGGTCAGTAGTTTTATCGTGTTCATCCTCCTAAACTAATGATGAATAAAAGAAAACCCGGCCCGATGCGAAGTGACTCGCACGGATCCGGGTGTGTGACTAGCCGGGAAGAGGTGTTTAGACTTCTTCGTCGCCAGTGATTTCAATCAGGTCTTTCGTATTCGCGGCTACATGGCCGGACGTTTTGATGTTCACTTTTTGTCCTTCTTGAAGGCTGGTGAAGACGACCGGCGTGATGATGGACGGTGCATGTTTGCCGATATAATCAAGGTCCATTTCCATCAACAATTGGCCTTGTTCAACAAGGTCGCCTTGTTCGACGTGAGCCGTGAAGCCTTCGCCTTTCAAGTGGACAGTGTCGATACCGATATGGATCAATAATTCAGTCCCATCGTCTGCTTTCAAACCGATTGCGTGTTTCGTCGGGAACAAAGTGACGACTTCACCATTGACAGGCGAGTAGACTTTGCCTTCAGCTGGTTTAATCGCAAAGCCGTCGCCGACCATTCTGCCAGAGAAGACTTGATCCGGTACATCAGTGATCGGCAGGATGTCACCTGTGATCGGGATGCCAAAATCCACCGTGCCAAGGCGTACAGGTGCATCGCCTGCGTCTTTGGTTTGGTCCATGATCTTCGATACATCTTCTTTCGTGCGCGGCGTTTTGCCATTCATGATGTCTTGCATTTGCCCACGCAAGTTGTCGGATACAGGTCCAAAAATCGCTTGGATGTTATTGCCGACTTCCATGACGCCGGAAGCGCCAAGTTTTTTCAATTTCTTCTTATCGACTGCGCCTTTGTCTTCTACACTGACGCGCAGGCGAGTGATACAAGCATCCAAATGGGTGATGTTTTGCTGACCGCCCATTGCTTGAAGGATTTCGTATGGCAATTCGCCAACTTCTGCGTCGCTGTCTTCGTCTTCTTCTTCATCTTCACGTCCCGGTGTCATCAAATTGAATTTCGTGATGGCGAATCGGAAGCCGAAATAGTAAATGACGGCGAAGAACAGCCCGACAACGATGACCCAGAACCATTCTGTTCTACCTGGCATAACGCCGAATAGCAAGAAGTCGATCAAGCCACCGGAGAAAGTCATGCCGATTTTAACATCGAGTAAATGCATGATCATAAACGACAGTCCTGCAAATACTGCGTGAATTCCGAACAATACAGGTGCTACAAACAGGAATGCGAATTCAAGTGGTTCAGTGATCCCCGTCAAAAATGAAGTCAAAGCAGCTGATGCCATGATGCCGCCAACGACTTTTTTGCGTTCAGGGCGTGCTGTGTGATAAATCGCAAGTGCCGCTGCTGGAAGGCCAAACATCATGAATGGGAATTTCCCTGTCATGAACGTACCGGCTGTGAAATCAACGCCGTCACGCAATTGTTCAAAGAAAATGCGTTGGTCGCCGCGGACGATTTCACCTGCGGCATTTGTGTACGAGCCAAACTCGAACCAGAACGGCGAATAGAAAATGTGGTGCAGTCCGAATGGAATCAACGAACGTTCCACTACGCCGAAGACGAATGCTGCAAGTGTGCGGTTCGTTTCAAGCATGAAATAAGAAAGAGAGTTCAAGCCGCTTTGTGCAAAAGGCCAAAGCAGGTACATAACAATACCGAGAAATAATGCGGTAAACGCGGTAATGATTGGAACAAAGCGCTTGCCGGCAAAAAAGCCGAGAAATTGTGGCAAGTTGATATTGAAGAATTTATTGTACATCGCCGCGGCTAGTATCCCGACGATAATCCCGCCGAATACGCCGGTCTGCAAAGTCGGAATGCCGAGAACCATGGCATAGGCCGGGTCGGAAGTGGCCATTTCGGGGGTGATGCCACCGACCGCTTTCATTGTAACGTTCATAATCAAATAGCCGATGATCGCGGCGAGTCCCGCGACGCCGTCACCGCCAGCGAGGCCGATTGCAACACCGACTGCAAAGAGCAATGGCAAGTTGGCGAAAATTACGCCGCCGGCTTCTGCCATGACGAAGAGCAAGGATTGGACCCAGGGTGTGCCGAAAAATGGTACCGCTTCCACAAATGTGTCTTGTGAAAAACTTGTGCCGAATGCCAGCAAAATTCCGGCTGCGGGCAAGAGTGCGACTGGGAGCATGAGGGCTTTCCCGACTTTTTGCAGTGTACCGAATACATTAGACATAAAATTTCCTCCTTTTTTGGTCAAACTTGTTGCGGATTAAACAGGGTAAGCGTGTCTCGCGGAAGCTAAAGCATACAAAAAAGGCATGAGCGGAAAAGGCATCGGTAAAAAAGGGGAGAAATCCCCAATGTTAACCGTTGTACCTTTTCATACTCATGCCTGATCGAGTCAGTAACACGTATGAATTAGTTTGTATGAGTCAAGCGCTGCAGATGAATGGTTAGATAAAGCACTTCCGCTTCGTCGACAGGCTTTTTTAATTGGTTTTGCATTACTTTAATGAGCTTCCAAGCCAGATTATAGCACACTGGGTATTCAGCTTTCAAGAGGGCTTCGAGTTTATTTTCATCCCCCAACGATTCGCCCTGGTGAATGCGGTCGATTGCCCGGTGTAAATGCTGGATCAAGCGATGGTAATTGACATTGTCTTTGCTCAACTCGACTTTCAGCCCTTCTTCGATTAATTCTGTCAGGCGGGAAATGAGCGCATGGTCCTGATTGATGTCGCGCAAAGATTTATCGGTTACGGCGCTGTGGATGTGGAGTGCGATAAAACCAATCTCACCTTCTGGGAAGACGATGCCCATATGATTCTGGAACGCTTTCACCACGCCTTTGGCCACTTGGTATTCTTTCGGATACAAGGATTCGATTTCAAACAGGAACGAATTCGAAAACTGCATGTTCTGCTGGATGCGTTTAATGGCAAAAGACAGATGGTCCGTCAATGCGACGTGTATGTGTTCATTCAACTCCGTGCCCATCTGTTCGGCAATATATAATAACTGGTCGTTGATAAACGCAATCAGGTTTTCATCGATATGCGGCAGCAAGTTGACGTATTGTTCCTTTTCCGCCTCGTCTTTTAATAGGAAGGTCTTGTCAGCATGGTCGAACGAAATGACATCGCCTTTTTTTCGATTAAAGCCGAGCCCGTTGCCGATCAAGACAACTTCCTTATAGGCCTCGTGGCGGGCGATCACGACATTGTTGTTCAATACTTTTTCGATGGTCAATAGCTGTTCCATGATATCCTCCGTTCAATCATCATTTCGATGATACTCGTAATTCAAGTTATACAGGAAATGGACCTGGGAAGACAAGCTTTGTCCCTGTGCACGGCACAATTCAGCTGGGGAGGAGTTGTCGGAAATGGCGGAGGGAGAGGGTTTTCGGGGCTTGGGAAGTTGTGTGCGTCCCTGTGCGCCACACAATTTTGTGAAAGCGAATACATTTTTTTGATTAATCTTGAAATTGGTATAGACAACTATACATATTCACTTTATAGTGAGAAGCAAGAACACATAAAGGGGTGGAGTAAGAATGTTTGGTTTTCTACAGAAGATAGGTAAATCATTGATGTTTCCAATCGCGACACTTCCAGCTGCAGCGTTATTGTTGCGGTTTGGGCAGGATGATTTGCTGGGGATCCCGTTTCTATCAGCAGCGGGCGCCGGAATTATCGACAACTTGGCGCTTATTTTTGCTATCGGGATTGCCATGGGATTAGCTCACGATGGAAATGGCGGAGCGGCACTTGCCGGCGCCATCGCTTATTTAGTGTTAACTTCAGCCATCGGCACCATTAATGAATCCATTAACATGGGCGTTTTTGCCGGGATTCTATCGGGGATTGTCGGCGGATTGCTGTATAACAAATTTTATGACGTGAAGCTGCCAACTTGGCTCGCGTTCTTTGGGGGCAGGCGGTTTGTGCCGATTGTCACAGCGGCGACGATGACGATTCTTGCAGGCGCGCTCGGTTATTTATGGCCGCCGGTGCAAGACGGAATCGATGCAGCGGGGGCATGGATTTTAAATGCCGGGATGTTTGGGGTCGGTTCTTATGGCTTCTTAAACCGTCTATTGTTGCCGACTGGTTTGCATCACGTGATTAATACGGTCGTTTGGTTCGATTTCGGAACGTTCACCGATGCCAACGGCGAAGTAGTCCGCGGGGAAATCAACCGCTTCCTAAAAGGCGACCCGACAGCCGGGCCGTTCCTTTCCGGATTTTTCCCGGTGATGATGTTCGAGCTTCCGGCTGCTTGCCTCGCCATGTATATGGCTGCGAAAAAAGAGCGCAAGGCGGCAGTGGCCGGCATGTTTTTCAGTATCGGGTTCACTTCTTTCCTGACAGGGATTACAGAGCCGATTGAGTTTTCATTCATGTTCTTGTCACCGGTATTATATGTTATCCATGCTTTACTGACGGGCGTTTCGATGATGGTTGCCTATGCGCTGGATATCCATCACGGATTTGGCTTTTCAGCGGGCGCGATCGATTATGTGCTGAATTATGGATTGGCGCAGAATCCGCTCCTTCTGCTCGTCATGGGACTCGTGACCGGAATTGTTTACTTCGTGATCTTTTACTTTATGATCGTGAAATTCGATTTGAAAACTCCTGGCCGTGAAGATGAAGAGGAAGAGGGCGAGAGTGACTATTCTGGAGACGATCCAGTGGACGTAAGAGCGTACCACATGATTGAAGCACTTGGCGGAACCGGTAACCTGACGTCAGTGGGCTATTGCACAACACGTCTTCGCGTGACGGTAAAAGACGCCGAGCAAACGAACGAAAAAGACTTGAAACGCCACGGGGCAATGGGTGTCATGAAAGTGAACAAAACCAATGTACAAGTTGTCATCGGAACTGCCGTGGAATTTTTGGGCGATGCGATGAAGAAACGCTTGGCAGATGGCAACCCGGCTCCAGAAAATACAGAGCCAGTCACAGAAGATGCACTGAGTGAACCGGTAATGGAGAAAGAGATCCTGGCTGAAGATTTTCTGATGCCGATCGAAGGGGAAATCGTGCCATTATCAGAAGTGCCGGACGAAGCCTTTGCAAAAGAAATGATGGGGCCAGGATTTGGGATCAAGCCTTCTGGGAATATAGTTTATTCACCGGTGGACGGCAGGCTGGTCACCTTGTTCCCGACCAAGCATGCGCTTGGCATCGAGACCGATACAGGGGTAGAAATATTGATCCATGTCGGATTGGATACCGTCAAATTGAACGGCGAAGGATTTGAGTCGTTAGTCGAACAAGGGCAGTTGATTCAACGGGGAGACGCCTTGCTGAAACTGGACCTGGACTATTTGAAAGCCAATGCGCCTTCAGTCATCACGCCGGTTGTTTTCACGAATTTATCGGGCCAACAACTGGATATGTTGAAAAACGGCTATCAGCAGCAAGGAACGGCATCTATCTTGAAAATTAA
This is a stretch of genomic DNA from Planococcus maritimus. It encodes these proteins:
- the nagE gene encoding N-acetylglucosamine-specific PTS transporter subunit IIBC; the protein is MFGFLQKIGKSLMFPIATLPAAALLLRFGQDDLLGIPFLSAAGAGIIDNLALIFAIGIAMGLAHDGNGGAALAGAIAYLVLTSAIGTINESINMGVFAGILSGIVGGLLYNKFYDVKLPTWLAFFGGRRFVPIVTAATMTILAGALGYLWPPVQDGIDAAGAWILNAGMFGVGSYGFLNRLLLPTGLHHVINTVVWFDFGTFTDANGEVVRGEINRFLKGDPTAGPFLSGFFPVMMFELPAACLAMYMAAKKERKAAVAGMFFSIGFTSFLTGITEPIEFSFMFLSPVLYVIHALLTGVSMMVAYALDIHHGFGFSAGAIDYVLNYGLAQNPLLLLVMGLVTGIVYFVIFYFMIVKFDLKTPGREDEEEEGESDYSGDDPVDVRAYHMIEALGGTGNLTSVGYCTTRLRVTVKDAEQTNEKDLKRHGAMGVMKVNKTNVQVVIGTAVEFLGDAMKKRLADGNPAPENTEPVTEDALSEPVMEKEILAEDFLMPIEGEIVPLSEVPDEAFAKEMMGPGFGIKPSGNIVYSPVDGRLVTLFPTKHALGIETDTGVEILIHVGLDTVKLNGEGFESLVEQGQLIQRGDALLKLDLDYLKANAPSVITPVVFTNLSGQQLDMLKNGYQQQGTASILKIN
- the glcT gene encoding glucose PTS transporter transcription antiterminator GlcT; the protein is MEQLLTIEKVLNNNVVIARHEAYKEVVLIGNGLGFNRKKGDVISFDHADKTFLLKDEAEKEQYVNLLPHIDENLIAFINDQLLYIAEQMGTELNEHIHVALTDHLSFAIKRIQQNMQFSNSFLFEIESLYPKEYQVAKGVVKAFQNHMGIVFPEGEIGFIALHIHSAVTDKSLRDINQDHALISRLTELIEEGLKVELSKDNVNYHRLIQHLHRAIDRIHQGESLGDENKLEALLKAEYPVCYNLAWKLIKVMQNQLKKPVDEAEVLYLTIHLQRLTHTN
- a CDS encoding endonuclease/exonuclease/phosphatase family protein, with the protein product MKLLTLNCHAWHEERQMEKIRYLAQAIAEKQYDLIALQEVNQSIDEHPAHLIKPDNYAQVLVQELEQLGVTGYSIVWDFSHLVYGRYEEGSVILTRHPVIEEHSFFVSQSTDKHSPKTRKIVGTTIQYAGQPITFYSCHMGWWLDPIEPFQYQADQLLEHMKKESHTFLLGDFNNDASLDQQGYAYLLENGLHDTYTLAEEKDAGITVKGKIAGWSDNKQDLRIDLILSTEPVTVKSSQVIFNGDNKPLVSDHFGVEVQVEMN
- the ptsG gene encoding glucose-specific PTS transporter subunit IIBC, translating into MSNVFGTLQKVGKALMLPVALLPAAGILLAFGTSFSQDTFVEAVPFFGTPWVQSLLFVMAEAGGVIFANLPLLFAVGVAIGLAGGDGVAGLAAIIGYLIMNVTMKAVGGITPEMATSDPAYAMVLGIPTLQTGVFGGIIVGILAAAMYNKFFNINLPQFLGFFAGKRFVPIITAFTALFLGIVMYLLWPFAQSGLNSLSYFMLETNRTLAAFVFGVVERSLIPFGLHHIFYSPFWFEFGSYTNAAGEIVRGDQRIFFEQLRDGVDFTAGTFMTGKFPFMMFGLPAAALAIYHTARPERKKVVGGIMASAALTSFLTGITEPLEFAFLFVAPVLFGIHAVFAGLSFMIMHLLDVKIGMTFSGGLIDFLLFGVMPGRTEWFWVIVVGLFFAVIYYFGFRFAITKFNLMTPGREDEEEDEDSDAEVGELPYEILQAMGGQQNITHLDACITRLRVSVEDKGAVDKKKLKKLGASGVMEVGNNIQAIFGPVSDNLRGQMQDIMNGKTPRTKEDVSKIMDQTKDAGDAPVRLGTVDFGIPITGDILPITDVPDQVFSGRMVGDGFAIKPAEGKVYSPVNGEVVTLFPTKHAIGLKADDGTELLIHIGIDTVHLKGEGFTAHVEQGDLVEQGQLLMEMDLDYIGKHAPSIITPVVFTSLQEGQKVNIKTSGHVAANTKDLIEITGDEEV